One window of Oryza brachyantha chromosome 12, ObraRS2, whole genome shotgun sequence genomic DNA carries:
- the LOC102711845 gene encoding NAC transcription factor 29-like → MAMPALPPGFRFHPTDEELIVHYLMNQAASMACPVPIIAEVNIYKCNPWDLPAKALFGEKEWYFFSPRDRKYPNGARPNRAAGSGYWKATGTDKAILATPTSHSIAVKKALVFYKGKPPKGLKTDWIMHEYRLTPASPANCNTPKQRRGSSSMTMRLDDWVLCRIHKKSNDFSSSDQQEEQDQPEGSTVEQQEDNNSCSELAPTAEHSEQPPFQPMAASSMSKSCSLTDLLNTIDCAALSQLLLDGSSDMVSEPPAPPSPLIYTNPCQTQTVLNYNMNNNNNIPHVLEARLDHHDGYVNNYHGLRRKRMMACSGGSTSFDDGSEFVQQVAKKPLLPSGSRGSGFGGGYCNQQLAETTTTFQFQNGNLLSHPFPLNQQQLLLNNHLQMQ, encoded by the exons ATGGCGATGCCAGCCCTTCCTCCAGGGTTCCGCTTCCACCCCACCGACGAGGAGCTGATCGTGCACTACCTCATGAACCAGGCCGCCTCCATGGCCTGCCCCGTCCCCATCATCGCCGAGGTCAACATCTACAAGTGCAACCCATGGGACCTTCCTG CCAAGGCGCTGTTCGGCGAGAAGGAGTGGTACTTCTTCAGCCCCAGGGACCGCAAGTACCCCAACGGCGCTCGCCCCaaccgcgccgccggctccggctACTGGAAGGCCACCGGCACCGACAAGGCCATTTTGGCAACTCCCACCAGCCACAGCATCGCCGTCAAGAAGGCCCTCGTCTTCTACAAGGGCAAGCCCCCCAAGGGCCTCAAGACCGACTGGATCATGCACGAGTATCGCCTCACACCCGCATCACCTGCTAACTGCAACACCCCAAAGCAGCGTAGAGGATCCTCCTCCATGACCATGAGG CTGGACGACTGGGTGCTGTGCAGAATCCACAAGAAGAGCAACGACTTCAGTTCCTCTGACCAGCAGGAGGAGCAGGATCAGCCAGAGGGCTCAACTGTCGAACAGCAAGAAGACAACAATTCTTGCTCTGAACTAGCTCCTACTGCTGAGCACAGCGAGCAGCCACCGTTTCAGCCCATGGCGGCGTCGAGCATGAGCAAGTCATGCTCTCTCACCGATCTCCTCAACACCATCGACTGCGCCGCGCTCTCGCAGCTGCTCCTCGACGGCTCATCtgacatggtatcagagccgccTGCTCCTCCGAGCCCCCTAATATATACTAATCCATGCCAAACACAAACAGTACTAAACTATAACatgaacaacaacaacaacattcCACACGTCCTCGAGGCACGTCTGGATCATCACGATGGTTACGTTAACAACTACCATGGcctgaggaggaagaggatgatGGCGTGTAGTGGTGGTTCTACTTCCTTTGATGATGGCAGTGAGTTTGTGCAGCAAGTTGCGAAGAAACCACTGCTGCCAAGTGGTTCAAGGGGCAGTGGTTTTGGAGGAGGCTACTGCAACCAGCAGCTTGCAGAGACTACGACCACCTTTCAGTTTCAGAACGGCAATCTGCTGAGCCATCCATTCCCTCTGaaccagcagcagctgcttctcaacAATCACCTGCAGATGCAGTAG